The following coding sequences lie in one Arachis stenosperma cultivar V10309 chromosome 5, arast.V10309.gnm1.PFL2, whole genome shotgun sequence genomic window:
- the LOC130981414 gene encoding ferredoxin-thioredoxin reductase catalytic chain, chloroplastic: protein MTSQASSSAAAFALPVSSATSSIRRRNPTLVRAQVEPSDKSVEIMRKFSEQYARRSGTYFCVDKGVTSVVIKGLADHKDSLGAPLCPCRHYDDKAAEAAQGFWNCPCVPMRERKECHCMLFLTPDNDFAGKEQAITLDEIKEATANM from the exons ATGACTTCCCAGGCTTCTTCTTCCGCCGCTGCCTTCGCTCTCCCTGTTTCCTCCGCCACTTCTTCTATCCGCCGCCGCAATCCCACTCTCGTTCGAGCCCAAG TGGAACCATCAGATAAATCTGTTGAAATTATGAGGAAGTTCTCAGAGCAGTATGCACGCAGGTCAGGAACATATTTTTGTGTTGATAAGGGAGTCACCTCTGTTGTTATCAAG GGGTTGGCTGACCATAAAGACTCATTGGGTGCTCCACTATGCCCTTGCCG GCATTATGACGATAAAGCTGCTGAGGCTGCACAGGGCTTTTGGAACTGCCCATGTGTTCCCATGCGAGAAAG GAAGGAGTGCCACTGCATGCTCTTTCTCACTCCTGACAATGATTTTGCAGGCAAGGAGCAG GCAATCACCTTGGATGAGATTAAAGAAGCAACAGCAAATATGTAA
- the LOC130981395 gene encoding uncharacterized protein LOC130981395, with protein sequence MGAPAALSSHHNDFQIFRVSGDGVLTTSCPFCPPCSKPKPDPQTSTNSTQNLEIPMGDGIIKQAKLSVREAMERPNGRRIILKFNSKLQPIGDKAGLLSGILGLVGVDYEKFSICEKSWHKITTKDKVYNKCVKQIFYFDEDSEGTIKKNILKSMGKSWKDTTLRLYDAYYDSTLMAEQNIENRPPVIDREHWRWFLGYRSKPKNEMIDEIEQHDESSRVLSQNDSLAQAFKKEKPGRAELEAEKLKRNAMEDETTTEKKKRQAIESALRYLFQRQGEELPLDIAAEINSVEG encoded by the exons ATGGGAGCGCCTGCAGCTTTGTCTTCCCACCACAATGACTTTCAAATTTTTCGGGTCAGTGGTGATGGTGTTCTCACAACTTCATGCCCGTTCTGTCCACCCTGCAGTAAACCAAAGCCTGATCCACAGACGAGCACAAATAGTACCCAGAACTTGGAG ATTCCGATGGGCGATGGCATAATCAAGCAGGCAAAATTAAGTGTAAGGGAAGCTATGGAACGGCCTAATGGTAGAAGGATCATACTCAAGTTCAACAGCAAACTACAACCAATTGGAGACAAAGCTGGACTGTTGAGTGGCATTCTTGGTCTGGTAGGAGTTGACTATGAAAAATTTTCTATCTGTGAGAAAAGTTGGCACAAGATTACCACTAAAGACAAGGTTTATAATAAATGTGTAAAG CAAATTTTTTACTTTGACGAGGATAGTGAAGGAActatcaaaaaaaatattttgaaaagtatGGGGAAGTCCTGGAAGGATACAACACTGAGGTTGTATGATGCTTATTATGACTCAACATTAATGGCTGAACAAAATATTGAGAACCGCCCACCAGTAATTGATAGAGAGCATTGGAGATGGTTCCTTGGATATCGCAGTAAACCTAAGAAT GAAATGATTGACGAGATTGAGCAACATGATGAGTCTTCTAGAGTGTTGTCTCAAAATGATTCGCTTGCTCAAGCTTTCAAAAAAGAGAAACCGGGTAGA GCAGAGTTGGAAGCCGAGAAATTGAAAAGGAATGCGATGGAGGATGAAACAACaacagagaagaaaaagaggcaGGCAATAGAGAGTGCTCTGAGATATCTATTTCAACGGCAGGGTGAGGAACTGCCTCTAGACATCGCTGCGGAGATCAATTCTGTGGAAGGATAG